From Mycolicibacterium fluoranthenivorans, one genomic window encodes:
- a CDS encoding gamma carbonic anhydrase family protein yields the protein MPLYEFEGRTPVVDPTAFVAPTATLIGDVHVAAGASVWFNAVLRADYAPVIIREGANVQDGSVLHAPPGIPVDIGPGATIAHGCVIHGAHIGSHALIANHATVLDGAVIGARTLVAAHALVVGGTKIPDEVLVTGVPAKVRGPIAGTGAQVWIDTNAQAYQDLARRYREGLKAV from the coding sequence ATGCCTCTTTATGAATTCGAGGGCCGAACTCCCGTGGTGGACCCGACAGCGTTCGTCGCTCCGACCGCCACCCTCATCGGGGACGTGCACGTCGCGGCGGGTGCATCGGTCTGGTTCAACGCGGTGCTGAGGGCCGACTACGCGCCCGTCATCATCCGCGAGGGGGCGAACGTGCAGGACGGATCGGTTCTGCACGCACCGCCGGGGATTCCGGTGGACATCGGCCCGGGAGCCACCATCGCCCACGGCTGCGTCATTCACGGTGCCCACATCGGCAGCCACGCCCTCATCGCCAATCATGCGACGGTGCTCGACGGGGCGGTCATCGGTGCGCGGACTCTGGTCGCCGCCCACGCGCTGGTGGTCGGTGGCACCAAGATTCCCGACGAGGTACTCGTCACCGGGGTGCCGGCCAAGGTCAGGGGGCCGATCGCCGGTACCGGCGCGCAGGTCTGGATCGACACCAACGCCCAGGCCTACCAGGATCTGGCCCGCCGCTACCGCGAGGGCCTCAAGGCTGTGTAG
- a CDS encoding RidA family protein yields the protein MSVHMFSPQGLLQPVPYHHVAVGTGTRHVHVSGQIARLADGTPVAPGDLAGQVAQALRNTATALAGAGAGFGDVVRLTFYVTQWVPERMDAFMAGVNLVATDIGLPSPIPPASLIGVEALFEPDVLVEVEATAILP from the coding sequence ATGTCCGTGCACATGTTCAGCCCGCAGGGCCTGCTGCAGCCCGTCCCCTATCACCATGTTGCGGTGGGAACCGGTACCCGGCACGTCCACGTCAGCGGTCAGATAGCCAGACTCGCCGACGGAACCCCGGTGGCTCCCGGCGACCTCGCCGGCCAAGTCGCCCAGGCACTACGAAACACCGCGACCGCCCTGGCCGGTGCAGGCGCCGGCTTCGGCGATGTCGTCCGACTGACCTTCTATGTCACCCAGTGGGTTCCGGAGCGGATGGACGCCTTCATGGCCGGCGTCAATCTGGTGGCCACCGATATCGGACTGCCCTCGCCCATACCGCCCGCCTCACTCATCGGCGTCGAGGCGCTCTTCGAACCGGACGTGCTGGTCGAGGTGGAGGCCACCGCGATCCTGCCCTGA
- a CDS encoding SDR family oxidoreductase encodes MAGALGGLLKDKVVVISGVGPALGTTLARRCAEEGADLVLAARTVERLESVAKEVTGLGRRAVAIGTDITDDAQVANLVDESLQAYGKIDVLINNAFRVPSMKPFADTTFEHIRETIELTVLGALRLIQGFTPALAEAKGSVVNVNSMVVRHSDPKQGAYKLAKSALLAMSQSLASELGGSGIRVNSVLPGYIWGGTLQGYFEHQAGKYGTTVDEIYKAAAANSDLKKLPTEDEVASAILFMASDLSSGITGQTLDVNCGEYKY; translated from the coding sequence ATGGCTGGCGCGTTGGGTGGACTGCTGAAGGACAAGGTCGTGGTGATCAGCGGCGTCGGGCCCGCACTCGGCACCACGCTGGCGCGGAGATGTGCCGAGGAGGGGGCCGATCTGGTGCTGGCCGCCCGCACCGTCGAGCGGTTGGAAAGCGTCGCGAAAGAGGTGACCGGGCTGGGACGTCGGGCCGTCGCGATCGGCACCGACATCACCGATGACGCGCAGGTCGCCAATCTGGTCGACGAGTCGCTGCAGGCGTACGGCAAGATCGACGTGTTGATCAACAACGCCTTCCGGGTACCGTCGATGAAACCGTTCGCCGACACCACTTTCGAGCACATCCGGGAGACCATCGAGCTCACGGTGCTGGGCGCGCTGCGTCTGATCCAGGGGTTCACCCCGGCGCTGGCCGAGGCCAAGGGGTCGGTGGTCAACGTCAACTCGATGGTGGTCCGGCACTCCGATCCCAAGCAGGGCGCCTACAAGCTGGCCAAGTCGGCGCTGCTGGCCATGTCCCAGTCGCTGGCAAGTGAGTTGGGTGGCAGCGGTATTCGGGTGAACTCGGTACTTCCCGGCTATATCTGGGGCGGAACCCTGCAGGGTTACTTCGAACACCAGGCCGGCAAGTACGGCACCACCGTGGACGAGATCTACAAGGCGGCCGCGGCCAACAGCGATCTGAAGAAGCTGCCGACCGAGGACGAGGTCGCCTCGGCCATCCTGTTCATGGCCAGCGACCTGTCCAGCGGTATCACCGGGCAGACGTTGGATGTCAACTGCGGGGAGTACAAGTACTGA
- a CDS encoding sulfotransferase family protein, whose product MTRTNVGTVEDLHASAVKACGLDDFGPDDDNYKEALGVLLEAYQRDADLTELGSKMQRFFVRNALVARLVSEAAFKQYPQHTDVPIERPIFVTGLPRTGTTVIHRLLTADPRHQGLELWLAEFPQPRPPRETWSQNPVFAQLDAQFTKAHEENPDYTGLHYMTADEVEECWQLLRQSLHSVSYETLAHIPTYSRWLARQDWTKSYQRHRRNLQLIGLNEPEKRWVLKNPSHLFALDALFATYPDALVVQCHRPAETIMASMCSLAQHTTEGWSDTFRGEVIGADSMETWSRGLELFDAERAKHDPAQFCDVDYFEFIKDPIGAVEGIYRTFGIDFTDAARQAMVDSHEASKKGPRAPKHTYSLSDYGLTAEQVKERFQGL is encoded by the coding sequence ATGACGCGCACCAATGTGGGGACCGTCGAGGATCTGCACGCCTCGGCCGTGAAGGCCTGCGGGCTGGATGATTTCGGCCCCGATGACGATAACTACAAAGAGGCGCTCGGCGTGCTGCTGGAGGCCTATCAACGCGATGCCGATCTCACCGAGCTCGGCAGCAAGATGCAGCGCTTCTTCGTGCGGAATGCCCTTGTCGCCCGTCTGGTCTCGGAGGCGGCGTTCAAGCAGTACCCGCAGCACACCGACGTGCCGATCGAGCGGCCGATCTTCGTGACCGGCCTGCCGCGCACCGGCACCACGGTGATCCATCGGCTGCTCACCGCGGACCCGCGGCACCAGGGTCTGGAACTGTGGCTCGCCGAGTTCCCGCAACCCCGCCCACCACGCGAAACCTGGTCGCAGAACCCGGTATTCGCCCAACTCGACGCGCAGTTCACCAAGGCGCACGAGGAGAACCCGGACTATACCGGCCTGCATTACATGACCGCTGACGAGGTCGAGGAGTGCTGGCAGCTGCTGCGTCAGTCGCTGCACTCGGTGTCCTACGAGACGCTGGCCCACATCCCGACCTACTCCCGGTGGCTGGCGCGGCAGGACTGGACCAAGTCCTATCAGCGGCACCGCCGTAATCTGCAGCTGATCGGGCTCAACGAACCGGAGAAGCGCTGGGTGCTCAAGAATCCCAGTCACCTGTTTGCGCTCGACGCCCTGTTCGCGACCTACCCTGACGCGCTGGTGGTGCAGTGCCACCGGCCCGCCGAGACCATCATGGCCTCGATGTGTTCACTGGCCCAGCACACCACCGAGGGGTGGTCGGACACGTTCCGCGGCGAGGTCATCGGTGCCGATTCGATGGAGACCTGGTCGCGCGGCCTGGAGCTCTTCGATGCCGAACGCGCCAAACATGATCCAGCTCAGTTCTGCGATGTGGACTACTTCGAGTTCATCAAGGATCCGATCGGCGCGGTGGAGGGTATCTACCGGACGTTCGGCATCGACTTCACCGATGCCGCTCGCCAGGCCATGGTCGACTCCCACGAGGCGAGCAAGAAGGGCCCGCGCGCACCCAAGCACACCTACTCGCTGAGTGATTACGGGCTCACCGCCGAGCAGGTCAAGGAGCGGTTCCAGGGACTCTAG
- a CDS encoding Rieske 2Fe-2S domain-containing protein — protein sequence MTTESTGTVGVREIDTGALPDRYARGWHCLGPVKDFLDGKPHGVEIFGTMLVVFADSNGEVKILDGYCRHMGGNLAQGQIKGDTVACPFHDWRWGGDGKCKLVPYAKRTPRLARTRAWETDVRGGLLFVWHDAEGNPPPPEVRIPEIPEAADDQWTEWRWNTMLIEGSNCREIIDNVTDMAHFFYIHFGLPTYFKNVFEGHIASQYLHNVGRPDVNDLGTSYGEAQLDSEASYFGPSFMINWLHNNYGGFKAESILINCHYPVSQDSFVLQWGVIVEKPKGLDEATTDKLARVFTEGVSKGFLQDVEIWKHKTRIDNPLLVEEDGAVYQMRRWYQQFYVDVADVTADMTDRFEMEVDTTAANEKWHVEVAENLKAQESQKAQKETVQPS from the coding sequence GTGACTACTGAATCCACCGGCACTGTCGGTGTCAGGGAGATCGACACCGGAGCGCTGCCGGACCGCTACGCACGCGGCTGGCATTGCCTTGGTCCGGTCAAGGATTTCCTCGACGGTAAACCGCACGGCGTCGAGATCTTCGGCACCATGCTCGTCGTGTTCGCCGACTCGAACGGCGAGGTCAAGATCCTCGATGGCTACTGCCGCCACATGGGCGGCAACTTGGCGCAGGGCCAGATCAAGGGCGACACCGTGGCGTGCCCGTTCCACGACTGGCGCTGGGGCGGGGACGGCAAATGCAAGCTGGTGCCCTACGCCAAGCGCACACCGCGCCTGGCCCGCACCCGCGCCTGGGAGACCGACGTCCGCGGCGGCCTGCTGTTCGTCTGGCACGACGCGGAGGGCAATCCGCCGCCACCCGAGGTCCGCATCCCGGAGATCCCCGAGGCCGCCGACGACCAGTGGACCGAGTGGCGCTGGAACACGATGCTCATCGAGGGCTCCAACTGCCGCGAGATCATCGACAACGTCACCGACATGGCGCACTTCTTCTACATCCACTTCGGTCTGCCGACATACTTCAAGAACGTTTTCGAGGGCCATATCGCCTCCCAGTATCTGCACAACGTGGGCAGACCCGACGTGAACGATCTGGGAACCTCATACGGTGAGGCTCAGCTGGATTCCGAGGCGTCGTACTTCGGCCCGTCGTTCATGATCAACTGGCTGCACAACAACTACGGCGGCTTCAAGGCCGAGTCGATCCTGATCAACTGCCACTACCCCGTCAGCCAGGACTCGTTCGTGCTGCAGTGGGGCGTCATCGTGGAAAAGCCCAAGGGCCTGGACGAGGCGACGACCGACAAGCTCGCTCGGGTGTTCACCGAGGGCGTCAGCAAGGGCTTTCTGCAGGATGTCGAGATCTGGAAGCACAAGACCCGGATCGACAATCCGCTGCTGGTCGAGGAGGACGGTGCCGTCTACCAGATGCGCCGCTGGTACCAGCAGTTCTACGTCGACGTCGCCGATGTCACCGCGGACATGACCGACCGTTTCGAGATGGAGGTCGACACCACGGCCGCCAACGAGAAGTGGCATGTCGAGGTGGCGGAGAACCTCAAGGCCCAGGAAAGTCAGAAGGCCCAGAAAGAAACAGTTCAGCCGAGCTGA
- a CDS encoding sensor domain-containing protein has product MSGCARIIDTATPHPAPRVGPILADQVGDLLSKRAQDDKDGNRFVTVVPDSCAGAAREKDAPFIVDHHPEATDGGHWVAAEAQPVYVEEIVAVYAADFDARSAITGARSALEACRTPFTVTDMKGREYHFSMGVAGRGSPHSVIWSFRAADWACDNAFVAAHNAAIEITTCGSVGGYDVSALARDALTLIDSLANTKA; this is encoded by the coding sequence GTGAGTGGCTGCGCCCGGATCATCGACACCGCGACCCCGCACCCGGCCCCCCGGGTCGGTCCCATCCTCGCCGATCAGGTGGGTGATCTGCTCAGCAAGCGGGCCCAGGACGACAAGGACGGCAACCGGTTCGTCACCGTGGTGCCAGATTCCTGCGCCGGTGCGGCCCGGGAGAAGGATGCGCCGTTCATCGTCGACCATCATCCCGAGGCCACCGACGGTGGCCACTGGGTGGCCGCCGAGGCTCAGCCGGTGTACGTCGAGGAGATCGTTGCGGTGTACGCCGCTGATTTCGACGCCCGGTCGGCGATCACCGGCGCCCGCAGCGCGTTGGAGGCGTGCCGCACCCCGTTCACCGTCACCGATATGAAGGGCCGGGAGTACCACTTCAGCATGGGTGTTGCCGGCCGGGGTTCGCCGCATTCGGTGATCTGGTCGTTCCGCGCCGCCGACTGGGCATGCGACAACGCCTTCGTCGCGGCCCACAACGCCGCGATCGAGATCACCACGTGCGGATCGGTCGGCGGCTACGACGTGAGCGCCTTGGCCCGTGATGCGCTCACACTCATCGATTCGCTGGCAAATACGAAGGCCTAG
- a CDS encoding nuclear transport factor 2 family protein gives MTAPVTLAGRRSREAAVARDKEAWLALFADDAIVEDPIGPSHFDPEGTGHRGKAAIAAFFDKAIAPSQLEFHFEKTYVCGNEEANVGHIVIVAGGYRVQAEGVFTYRVNTDGKIAALRAFWEVAAATAGARKI, from the coding sequence ATGACGGCCCCGGTGACCCTTGCCGGGCGGCGGTCGCGGGAAGCGGCCGTCGCCCGCGACAAGGAGGCTTGGCTCGCGCTGTTCGCCGATGACGCGATCGTCGAGGACCCGATCGGTCCGTCGCATTTCGACCCCGAGGGCACGGGTCATCGCGGCAAAGCCGCGATCGCCGCGTTCTTCGACAAGGCGATCGCCCCGAGCCAGCTGGAATTCCACTTCGAGAAGACCTATGTCTGCGGCAACGAGGAGGCCAACGTCGGTCACATCGTGATCGTCGCGGGCGGGTACCGCGTGCAGGCCGAAGGGGTGTTCACCTACCGGGTGAACACCGACGGCAAGATCGCGGCGCTCCGCGCCTTCTGGGAGGTGGCGGCGGCCACCGCGGGCGCACGCAAGATCTGA
- a CDS encoding winged helix-turn-helix transcriptional regulator, which yields MTDTAPDFVISAQHRELLDQVLDKWSLSVLNELCERPCRFNDLRRALPAVTQKSLTATLRKLERNGIVERELLSTRPVAVQYRITPLGKTLRPPVEVLLAWAATHTSEIEKARRRFDTDEPR from the coding sequence ATGACCGATACCGCACCCGATTTCGTGATCAGCGCTCAGCACCGCGAACTGCTGGATCAGGTGCTGGACAAATGGTCGTTGAGCGTCCTCAACGAGCTCTGCGAACGGCCTTGCCGTTTCAACGACCTCCGCCGCGCCCTCCCCGCCGTCACGCAGAAGTCGCTGACGGCGACGCTGCGCAAGCTGGAACGCAACGGCATTGTCGAGCGTGAATTGCTGAGCACACGACCGGTCGCCGTCCAATACCGGATCACACCGCTCGGTAAGACCCTGCGCCCACCTGTCGAGGTGCTGCTGGCCTGGGCCGCCACACACACGTCAGAGATCGAAAAGGCGCGCCGGCGCTTCGATACTGACGAGCCGCGGTAA